In Flammeovirgaceae bacterium 311, one DNA window encodes the following:
- a CDS encoding ATP synthase F1 subcomplex subunit beta (COG0055 F0F1-type ATP synthase, beta subunit), which translates to MANIGRITQIIGPVVDVSFEAEGSRLPNILDALYVTRENGQRVVLEVQQHLGEDRVRTIAMDSTEGMMRGLEVVDTGSAIQMPIGDDIRGRLFNVVGEAIDGLPQPKGTRGLPIHRAAPKFEDLSTSQEVLYTGIKVIDLIEPYAKGGKIGLFGGAGVGKTVLIQELINNIAKAYAGLSVFAGVGERTREGNDLLREMIEAGIVNYGKEFLHTLEEKGGWDLSTVNVEGLKDSKATFVFGQMNEPPGARARVALSGLTIAEYFRDGEGTGQGRDILFFVDNIFRFTQAGSEVSALLGRMPSAVGYQPTLATEMGAMQERITSTKNGSITSVQAVYVPADDLTDPAPATTFAHLDATTVLSRKIAELGIYPAVDPLDSTSRILSRDILGEEHYGCTQRVKQILQRYKELQDIIAILGMDELSEEDKQVVHRARRVQRFLSQPFHVAEQFTGLKGVLVDIKDTIKGFNMIMDGELDHLPEAAFNLVGTIEQAIEKGEKMLAEA; encoded by the coding sequence ATGGCAAATATTGGTAGAATTACCCAGATAATTGGCCCAGTGGTAGACGTAAGCTTCGAAGCTGAAGGATCTCGCTTACCGAACATTCTGGATGCCCTTTATGTAACCCGTGAAAACGGACAACGGGTTGTGCTGGAAGTGCAGCAGCACCTGGGTGAAGACCGTGTACGGACTATCGCCATGGACTCTACCGAGGGTATGATGCGTGGTTTGGAAGTTGTAGACACAGGATCTGCAATCCAAATGCCCATTGGCGACGATATTCGTGGCCGCCTGTTTAACGTAGTAGGCGAAGCAATCGACGGTCTGCCTCAGCCAAAAGGCACCAGAGGCCTTCCTATTCACCGCGCTGCTCCAAAATTTGAAGATCTATCTACCTCTCAGGAGGTATTATATACAGGTATCAAGGTAATCGACCTGATCGAGCCTTATGCAAAAGGTGGTAAAATTGGTCTTTTCGGTGGTGCCGGTGTAGGTAAAACCGTATTGATTCAGGAACTGATCAACAATATTGCCAAGGCATACGCTGGTCTTTCTGTATTTGCTGGTGTAGGCGAACGTACACGCGAAGGAAATGACCTGCTGCGTGAGATGATCGAAGCCGGTATTGTAAATTATGGCAAGGAATTCCTGCATACGCTTGAGGAAAAAGGAGGTTGGGACCTATCTACTGTTAACGTAGAAGGCCTGAAAGACTCTAAAGCAACCTTTGTGTTCGGTCAGATGAATGAGCCTCCGGGTGCACGTGCACGTGTGGCACTTTCCGGTCTTACCATTGCAGAGTACTTCCGCGATGGCGAAGGTACTGGTCAGGGCCGTGATATCCTTTTCTTCGTAGATAACATATTCCGCTTTACGCAGGCAGGTTCTGAAGTATCGGCTCTTTTGGGTCGTATGCCATCTGCGGTAGGTTACCAGCCAACCCTGGCTACAGAAATGGGAGCCATGCAGGAGCGTATTACCTCCACCAAGAACGGCTCCATTACTTCGGTGCAGGCTGTTTATGTACCTGCCGACGACTTGACTGACCCTGCTCCGGCCACAACCTTTGCTCACCTTGATGCAACCACTGTATTAAGCCGTAAAATTGCCGAGCTTGGTATCTATCCTGCGGTTGACCCCCTTGACTCTACCTCTCGTATTCTTTCCCGCGATATTCTGGGTGAAGAGCACTACGGCTGTACACAGCGCGTTAAGCAAATTCTGCAGCGTTACAAAGAGCTTCAGGATATTATTGCCATTCTTGGTATGGATGAGCTTAGTGAGGAAGATAAGCAGGTTGTACACCGTGCACGCCGCGTGCAGCGCTTCCTGTCCCAGCCTTTCCACGTTGCCGAGCAGTTTACAGGTCTGAAAGGTGTACTTGTAGATATCAAAGATACCATCAAAGGCTTTAACATGATTATGGATGGTGAGCTTGATCACCTACCGGAAGCTGCCTTCAACCTTGTTGGTACTATTGAACAGGCCATCGAGAAAGGTGAGAAAATGTTAGCCGAAGCTTAA
- a CDS encoding tonb-dependent receptor plug (COG1629 Outer membrane receptor proteins, mostly Fe transport), with translation MGNEAAALNFAADMRRVFLLVLIITGLLLSLGAQGQQQRQAQQQRYTLSGYIRDASSGEELIGATVQVVELPGTGATTNIYGYYALPLPAGSYTLRYQYLGYQTLQRELNLQADTRLNIELLPDEDQLEEVVITGERKDANVSDVSMSREKLTVEAVRKVPALFGEVDVLRTIQLLPGVQTAGEGTTGLFVRGGAADQNLVLLDEATVYNASHLFGFFSVFNPDAIKNLEIYKGGIPARFGGRLSSILDIQMKEGNNKEYVISGGVGLIASRLTVEGPIWKDRSSFIVSGRRTYADIFLGLSPNEDINNNTLYFYDFNAKANLILNENNRFYISGYFGRDVLGLDDLFSLDWGNSTLTTRWNHLFNDRLFLNTSLIFSNFSYGFVGESATTRFTWGSTMQEYNLKSAFTHYISEKNTLTYGVNSIFRSFGAPRVSFQSESNFPAPDVNDRYAVENAVYVGNEWKATPKFTAEYGLRYSAFNTVGPGSIFLYEEGAERTEETKAGTETFDRFENIQFYHGLEPRLGLRYLLNEQSSVKASYNRMRQYLQVASNATAGLPIERWIPADRYIQPLIADQVALGYFRNFRQNSFETSVEVYYKWMDNLVDYRLGDQGNILFTNNIETEALEGKGWAYGAEFLVRKNIGATTGWIGYTLGRTLRQVPGINGGRVYPARYDRIHDLSVVLSHELSPRFSVSGTFVYSTGTAVSLPVGKASVDGFTMPVYDDTRRNAFRMPGYHRLDLAATLKNRPKPGRRWDGSWTFSVYNAYARKNPFAITFEQVYNQDPNFDPDEDQVQSVDAAAVKLYLFSIIPSVTYNFEIKPKRK, from the coding sequence TTGGGAAATGAAGCGGCAGCCCTGAACTTTGCAGCCGATATGAGAAGAGTTTTTTTGTTAGTATTGATAATAACAGGCCTGTTGCTAAGCCTGGGGGCACAGGGCCAGCAGCAGCGCCAGGCCCAGCAGCAGCGTTACACATTAAGTGGTTACATACGTGATGCATCAAGTGGAGAAGAGTTGATAGGCGCTACCGTGCAGGTGGTGGAGTTGCCTGGTACTGGCGCTACCACCAATATATACGGCTATTATGCACTGCCCCTGCCTGCAGGCAGCTACACCCTTCGCTATCAGTATTTAGGCTACCAAACATTACAGCGTGAGCTTAATTTGCAGGCCGATACCCGGCTGAACATTGAATTACTACCGGACGAAGATCAGCTGGAGGAGGTAGTGATTACCGGCGAGCGCAAAGATGCCAATGTGAGCGATGTGAGCATGAGCCGCGAAAAACTAACTGTAGAGGCGGTAAGAAAAGTGCCGGCACTGTTTGGTGAGGTAGACGTACTGCGCACCATACAACTGCTGCCAGGGGTGCAAACCGCCGGCGAAGGTACCACCGGCCTGTTTGTACGGGGTGGAGCCGCCGATCAGAACCTGGTGCTGCTCGACGAAGCCACTGTTTATAATGCCAGCCACCTGTTTGGTTTCTTCTCTGTCTTCAATCCGGATGCCATTAAAAACCTGGAGATCTATAAAGGTGGCATCCCGGCCCGTTTTGGTGGCAGGCTCTCCTCTATTCTGGATATCCAGATGAAGGAGGGAAACAACAAAGAATATGTGATATCCGGTGGGGTGGGCCTTATTGCCAGCCGGCTTACGGTAGAGGGCCCCATCTGGAAAGACAGAAGTTCATTCATTGTAAGCGGCCGACGCACTTATGCCGATATTTTTCTGGGACTTAGCCCCAACGAAGACATCAACAATAACACCCTTTATTTCTACGACTTCAACGCCAAGGCCAATCTCATCTTAAATGAAAACAACCGCTTTTATATTTCAGGCTACTTTGGCCGCGATGTATTAGGCCTTGATGATCTGTTTAGCCTGGATTGGGGCAACAGTACCCTTACTACCCGCTGGAATCACCTGTTCAATGATCGCCTGTTTTTAAACACTTCTTTGATATTCAGCAATTTTAGCTATGGCTTTGTTGGGGAGAGTGCAACAACCCGGTTCACCTGGGGATCTACCATGCAGGAGTATAATCTTAAATCTGCTTTCACCCATTACATCAGTGAAAAAAACACGCTTACCTATGGAGTAAATTCGATCTTCAGAAGCTTTGGTGCGCCTCGGGTTAGCTTTCAGAGCGAATCCAATTTCCCCGCTCCTGATGTAAACGACCGCTATGCTGTGGAAAATGCAGTATATGTGGGCAATGAGTGGAAAGCCACGCCAAAGTTCACAGCCGAATACGGGCTGCGCTATTCTGCCTTCAATACTGTAGGCCCGGGCAGTATATTCCTGTACGAAGAGGGAGCGGAGCGCACAGAAGAGACAAAAGCAGGTACCGAAACCTTTGACCGCTTTGAAAACATACAGTTTTATCATGGGCTGGAGCCCCGGCTGGGGCTGCGCTATTTGCTGAATGAACAGAGCTCTGTAAAAGCCTCCTACAACCGTATGCGGCAGTACCTGCAGGTGGCCAGCAATGCTACGGCCGGTTTGCCCATTGAGCGCTGGATACCCGCCGATCGCTACATTCAGCCGCTCATTGCCGACCAGGTTGCACTGGGATACTTCAGAAATTTCAGACAAAACAGCTTTGAAACCTCTGTGGAAGTATACTATAAATGGATGGATAACCTGGTAGATTACAGGCTGGGAGACCAGGGCAATATTCTGTTTACAAACAATATTGAAACAGAAGCACTGGAAGGGAAGGGCTGGGCTTACGGGGCGGAGTTTCTGGTAAGAAAAAACATTGGTGCTACCACAGGCTGGATAGGGTATACCCTGGGACGAACCCTGCGGCAGGTGCCGGGCATTAACGGGGGGAGGGTATATCCGGCCCGCTACGATCGCATCCACGATCTTTCCGTAGTACTAAGCCATGAGCTAAGCCCAAGATTTTCTGTATCGGGCACTTTTGTATATAGTACGGGCACTGCAGTTTCTTTACCGGTAGGCAAGGCCAGTGTAGATGGTTTTACTATGCCGGTGTACGACGATACCCGCCGCAATGCGTTTCGTATGCCGGGTTACCACCGGCTGGACCTGGCGGCAACGCTTAAAAACAGGCCTAAGCCCGGCAGAAGGTGGGATGGTAGCTGGACCTTCTCTGTTTACAATGCCTACGCGCGTAAAAATCCTTTTGCCATTACCTTCGAGCAGGTGTATAATCAGGACCCAAATTTCGATCCGGATGAAGACCAGGTGCAGAGTGTAGATGCTGCAGCGGTAAAGCTCTACCTTTTCAGCATTATACCTTCTGTTACCTATAACTTTGAAATTAAGCCAAAGCGAAAATGA
- a CDS encoding RNA polymerase sigma factor SigZ (COG1595 DNA-directed RNA polymerase specialized sigma subunit, sigma24 homolog) gives MNNTNNAAAVSDQFSATNTMVKQSGASAPNCCSASEGVAETPAPACNDLCEQAWSVWQEHAQSLRYFLQNRTREHALTDDLLSDIMLKAYKNCNRLAEVKDVRAWLMRVAQNTLTDHYRQRSYTDLPNSDSLPAAEDVLLPEHRLAGCLGEMLLMLPEKDRYPLQWADLEGLSQQEVADRLGISLSGAKSRIQRARVKLKQQLEACCQIETDAQGRISDYTPKSGKSDNRNSGC, from the coding sequence ATGAATAATACTAATAATGCCGCAGCCGTGTCTGATCAGTTTTCTGCTACTAATACCATGGTTAAGCAATCAGGAGCATCCGCTCCCAATTGCTGCTCCGCTTCTGAAGGAGTGGCAGAAACACCAGCGCCGGCCTGTAATGATCTGTGCGAACAGGCATGGAGTGTGTGGCAGGAGCATGCCCAGAGCTTGCGGTATTTTCTGCAAAACCGTACTCGCGAGCATGCCCTTACCGACGATCTGCTGAGCGATATAATGCTAAAGGCTTATAAGAATTGTAATCGGCTGGCTGAAGTAAAAGATGTACGGGCATGGCTGATGCGGGTGGCCCAAAATACCCTTACCGATCATTACCGGCAGCGCAGTTACACAGACCTGCCCAATTCAGACAGCCTGCCTGCCGCAGAAGATGTTTTACTGCCGGAGCATAGGCTGGCGGGCTGCCTGGGAGAAATGCTGCTGATGTTGCCCGAGAAAGACCGCTACCCGCTGCAATGGGCCGATCTGGAAGGTCTGTCGCAGCAGGAGGTTGCCGACCGTCTGGGCATCAGCTTATCTGGTGCAAAATCACGCATTCAGCGGGCAAGGGTAAAGCTTAAGCAGCAACTGGAAGCCTGCTGCCAGATAGAAACCGATGCACAGGGCAGAATTTCAGATTATACACCCAAAAGTGGTAAATCAGACAACAGAAACTCGGGCTGTTAG
- a CDS encoding glutamine--fructose-6-phosphate transaminase (COG0449 Glucosamine 6-phosphate synthetase, contains amidotransferase and phosphosugar isomerase domains), whose translation MCGIVAYIGHREAYPVVLKGLKRLEYRGYDSAGVALLHDGNINVYKQQGKVSELEAVANDKDTSGSIAMGHTRWATHGVPNNCNAHPHVVSRGHGRLAIIHNGIIENYGSLKEDLMRKGHVFESETDTEVLIHFIEDIQSHENCSIEEAVRLALTKVVGAYAIVVMDEKDPETLVAARKGSPLVIGIGKNEYFLASDATPIIEYTNEVVYLNDFEIAVIRNNSLNIKDTQDVVSNPYIQILDLELEAIEKGGYDHFMLKEIFEQPRSIADCLRGRLKADEGYLKLGGIREYSNRLENAERIMIIACGTSWHSGLVAEYIIEEFCRIPVEVEYASEFRYRNPVIKEGDVVIAISQSGETADTLAAIELAKSKGAIIFGVCNVVGSSIARITHEGAYTHAGPEIGVASTKAFTAQLTVLIMMALQVAHKRGTMPLSQYKQMLVELETIPAKVEKALELNDQIKYISELFKDSRNFLYLGRGYNFPVALEGALKLKEISYIHAEGYPAAEMKHGPIALIDEEMPVVFIATKDKSYEKIVSNIQEVRARKGRVIAIVTEGDDIIPDMAEFVIEVPATHEVLMPLISVIPLQLLSYHIAVMRGCNVDQPRNLAKSVTVE comes from the coding sequence ATGTGCGGTATAGTTGCATACATTGGCCATAGAGAAGCATACCCTGTGGTGCTTAAAGGCCTGAAGCGGTTGGAGTACAGAGGGTATGATAGTGCCGGAGTGGCACTTTTGCACGATGGAAATATCAATGTTTACAAGCAGCAGGGTAAGGTTAGTGAGCTGGAAGCTGTCGCTAATGATAAAGATACATCAGGTTCAATAGCCATGGGCCATACCCGCTGGGCTACCCATGGTGTACCAAATAACTGTAATGCTCACCCACATGTGGTTTCCAGGGGGCATGGTCGCTTAGCCATTATCCATAATGGTATTATAGAAAACTACGGCTCGCTTAAGGAAGATCTTATGCGTAAAGGGCATGTTTTCGAGAGTGAAACCGATACAGAGGTACTGATTCATTTTATCGAAGATATCCAGAGCCATGAAAATTGCTCTATTGAAGAAGCTGTAAGGCTTGCCCTTACAAAAGTGGTTGGTGCCTATGCCATTGTGGTAATGGATGAAAAAGATCCTGAAACACTGGTGGCAGCCCGCAAAGGCAGCCCGCTGGTAATTGGTATTGGCAAAAATGAGTATTTCCTGGCTTCTGATGCAACTCCAATCATTGAGTATACCAATGAAGTGGTTTATCTCAACGACTTTGAGATTGCTGTGATCCGGAACAACAGCCTTAATATCAAAGATACTCAGGATGTTGTGAGTAACCCATACATACAGATACTGGATCTGGAGCTTGAGGCAATCGAAAAAGGTGGTTATGATCACTTTATGCTCAAGGAGATATTTGAGCAGCCCCGCTCCATTGCCGATTGCCTTCGTGGGCGCCTGAAAGCCGATGAAGGTTATCTGAAGTTGGGCGGTATCCGCGAGTATTCAAACCGCTTGGAGAATGCTGAACGAATCATGATTATTGCCTGCGGTACGTCATGGCATTCAGGCTTAGTGGCAGAGTACATTATTGAAGAATTTTGCCGCATACCGGTAGAAGTAGAGTATGCCTCTGAGTTCCGTTACCGCAACCCGGTAATTAAGGAGGGTGATGTGGTGATTGCCATCTCACAATCTGGTGAAACAGCCGATACGCTTGCAGCCATAGAACTCGCCAAAAGCAAAGGGGCCATTATATTTGGTGTTTGTAATGTAGTGGGTTCTTCTATTGCCCGTATTACACATGAAGGTGCCTATACCCATGCAGGCCCTGAAATTGGAGTGGCTTCTACCAAAGCCTTTACTGCGCAGCTTACGGTGTTGATCATGATGGCGCTGCAGGTTGCCCATAAGCGTGGCACCATGCCTCTTAGCCAGTACAAACAAATGCTGGTAGAGCTGGAGACCATTCCGGCCAAAGTAGAAAAAGCACTGGAACTGAACGACCAGATAAAGTATATTTCTGAACTGTTCAAAGATTCCCGCAACTTCCTGTACCTGGGCCGTGGCTATAACTTCCCGGTGGCACTTGAGGGAGCCCTCAAGCTCAAAGAGATCTCCTACATACACGCCGAGGGTTACCCTGCTGCAGAAATGAAGCACGGCCCTATTGCCCTGATCGACGAGGAAATGCCTGTGGTATTCATCGCGACCAAAGATAAGTCGTATGAGAAGATCGTATCCAATATACAGGAAGTGCGTGCCCGTAAGGGTAGGGTAATAGCCATTGTAACAGAGGGCGATGATATTATTCCGGACATGGCAGAATTTGTGATTGAAGTGCCTGCTACACATGAAGTATTGATGCCGCTGATATCAGTTATTCCGCTGCAGTTACTCTCTTACCACATTGCAGTGATGCGCGGCTGTAATGTAGACCAGCCCCGTAACTTGGCTAAGTCTGTTACTGTAGAATAA
- a CDS encoding glycogen synthase (COG0297 Glycogen synthase), with the protein MCKLRILYVASEIDPFLQTTEVANFVRMLPQAMQERGMEIRILVPRFGLINERKNRLHEVVRLSGINISVGDEEKPLIIKVASIPNAKLQVYFIDNEDYFQRKYVFVDKENRFYKDNDERAIFFCKGVIETVRKLGWSPDIVHCNDWMTSLIPMYLKSTYKNDPLFKNTKTVFTVYNNSFQHKFNIDLLDKVKMIDVEDSMLVPLQSADFEGFIKLGIQYADAVVKGDEKYSESLNMLFDGVDGNKKIDTFDKDTDYLDSYYNLYNELAG; encoded by the coding sequence ATGTGTAAATTACGCATTTTGTATGTAGCCAGCGAAATCGACCCTTTTCTGCAAACTACGGAAGTTGCCAATTTTGTGCGGATGCTTCCACAGGCCATGCAGGAACGTGGTATGGAGATTAGAATTCTGGTGCCGCGTTTCGGGCTCATCAACGAGCGCAAAAACCGGCTGCACGAGGTGGTAAGGCTTTCGGGCATTAACATTTCTGTAGGCGATGAGGAAAAACCGCTGATCATCAAGGTAGCGTCTATCCCCAATGCTAAGTTGCAGGTATACTTCATTGATAACGAAGATTACTTTCAGCGCAAGTATGTGTTCGTTGATAAAGAAAACCGCTTTTATAAGGACAACGATGAGCGGGCTATCTTCTTCTGTAAAGGAGTTATTGAAACAGTGCGTAAACTGGGCTGGTCGCCAGATATTGTACACTGTAACGACTGGATGACCAGCCTCATCCCCATGTATTTGAAGAGCACTTATAAAAATGATCCGCTTTTCAAAAATACCAAGACGGTATTCACCGTTTATAATAACTCGTTCCAACACAAATTTAATATTGACCTGCTGGACAAGGTGAAAATGATTGATGTGGAAGACAGCATGCTGGTGCCACTGCAATCTGCCGACTTTGAAGGATTTATCAAGTTAGGTATTCAATATGCCGATGCAGTTGTGAAAGGTGATGAGAAATACAGCGAAAGCCTGAATATGCTTTTCGACGGAGTTGACGGAAATAAAAAAATAGATACCTTTGACAAAGACACCGACTATCTGGATTCCTACTATAACTTATATAATGAACTTGCTGGTTAA
- a CDS encoding pantothenate synthetase (COG0414 Panthothenate synthetase), protein MLVFRKKEALRQHLQEHRLQNTSIGFVPTMGALHQGHLSLIRKSLALTGYTVCSIFVNPAQFNNPEDLKKYPRMPEQDIALLEKAGCHALFLPETEEIYPNPPLVQFSFGALEQVMEGYYRPGHFSGVALVVSKFLHIVEPQIAFFGQKDLQQCRILEQLVKDLAFNTRIQIEPTVREGDGLALSSRNLRLSQQGRQTALNLSKALQQAAEALQSGKEPEIVQKEALAYLEQIPDLEPEYFYITEGGTLQELRNVQKGDQIAICTAAYVEGVRLIDNLLLSYQGN, encoded by the coding sequence ATGTTGGTCTTTAGGAAAAAAGAGGCGCTGCGGCAACATTTGCAGGAGCATCGGCTGCAGAATACCTCCATAGGCTTTGTACCTACCATGGGTGCCCTGCACCAGGGCCACCTGTCGCTGATCCGTAAATCGCTGGCACTTACCGGCTATACCGTGTGCAGTATTTTTGTGAATCCTGCACAGTTCAACAATCCCGAAGACCTGAAAAAGTATCCGCGCATGCCCGAGCAGGATATAGCTCTGCTGGAAAAAGCCGGCTGCCATGCCTTGTTCCTGCCGGAAACAGAAGAGATTTACCCCAACCCTCCCCTGGTACAGTTTTCATTTGGTGCCCTGGAGCAGGTAATGGAAGGCTATTACCGGCCAGGCCATTTTAGCGGGGTGGCACTGGTGGTAAGCAAATTTCTACATATAGTAGAGCCCCAGATTGCTTTCTTTGGTCAGAAAGACCTGCAGCAATGTCGTATTCTGGAGCAGCTGGTAAAAGACCTGGCCTTTAATACCCGCATACAAATAGAACCTACCGTGCGCGAGGGCGATGGCCTGGCGCTCTCCTCCAGAAATTTGCGCTTAAGCCAGCAGGGGCGGCAAACTGCCCTGAACCTTTCTAAAGCACTGCAGCAGGCAGCAGAAGCCCTGCAAAGCGGCAAAGAGCCCGAAATAGTTCAAAAAGAGGCACTTGCCTATCTGGAGCAAATTCCAGACCTGGAGCCGGAATACTTTTACATCACAGAGGGCGGAACTTTGCAAGAACTAAGAAATGTTCAAAAGGGGGACCAAATAGCCATTTGCACCGCTGCTTATGTAGAGGGTGTAAGGTTAATTGACAACCTGTTATTAAGTTATCAAGGCAACTAA
- a CDS encoding aspartate alpha-decarboxylase (COG0853 Aspartate 1-decarboxylase): protein MFIQVLKSKIHRVKITQAELHYVGSITIDENLLDAAGLLEGEKVQIVNVNNGERLETYVIKGERGSGMICMNGPAARRVQVGDVIIIISYAFMTPDEAKSFKPSIIFPDDTNKLA from the coding sequence ATGTTTATACAGGTACTGAAATCAAAAATACACAGAGTAAAGATTACGCAGGCAGAATTGCACTACGTAGGCAGCATTACCATAGATGAAAATCTGCTGGATGCCGCCGGCCTCCTGGAAGGAGAAAAAGTGCAGATTGTAAACGTAAACAATGGCGAAAGGCTCGAAACCTATGTTATCAAGGGCGAGCGGGGCAGCGGCATGATCTGCATGAACGGTCCGGCCGCTAGGAGGGTACAGGTAGGCGATGTTATCATCATTATCTCCTATGCCTTCATGACGCCTGATGAAGCAAAAAGCTTTAAGCCTTCAATTATCTTTCCTGATGACACCAACAAACTCGCGTAA
- a CDS encoding integral membrane protein (COG0392 Predicted integral membrane protein) yields MKASIIRQVLRYILLLLISMALFWFALRGVEISELAERISEVEWSWVVLSLLASLISLILRAWRWKMLFKPVGFSPSLGITFNSLMVGYLANFALPRFGEVARCGVLRKNAGIPIPTSFGTVLAERALDFIMLLTAVGVTLLLEFNKLEVFLTDIFSGESRFSSTLVVWLLVAVAILGSIGIYLWRIYHLRLMKFKFYQKVIGFGNDLLAGLLSIGKVEHQLAFWTCTLLIWVLYYYMTYLILFSLPHGISISFGVGLSLLAMGGIAMAAPVQGGIGTYHVLVSGTLMLYGLSKGDAAFLTLLMHTSQSLFVIIIGSICLLISLIKGTKALQHEAKPA; encoded by the coding sequence GTGAAGGCATCCATTATCAGGCAGGTACTCCGGTACATTTTACTGCTTCTTATTTCTATGGCGCTGTTCTGGTTTGCCTTACGGGGTGTAGAAATCAGTGAACTTGCAGAGCGCATATCAGAAGTTGAGTGGAGCTGGGTAGTCTTATCTCTGTTAGCCTCCCTCATCAGCCTTATTTTAAGAGCCTGGCGCTGGAAAATGCTCTTCAAGCCTGTAGGCTTTAGTCCTTCCCTGGGCATTACGTTTAATTCTCTGATGGTGGGTTACCTGGCAAATTTTGCCCTTCCGCGCTTTGGAGAGGTGGCCCGCTGTGGCGTGCTAAGAAAAAATGCCGGCATCCCCATACCTACTTCCTTTGGCACTGTACTGGCCGAACGGGCCCTTGATTTTATTATGCTGCTTACGGCGGTGGGCGTAACGTTGCTGCTGGAATTTAACAAGCTCGAAGTTTTTTTAACTGATATATTCTCCGGCGAATCCCGCTTTAGTTCAACCCTGGTGGTGTGGCTGCTGGTAGCAGTTGCAATTCTTGGCTCTATTGGTATTTACCTCTGGCGCATTTACCACCTGCGCCTCATGAAATTTAAATTTTATCAGAAGGTAATCGGCTTTGGAAACGACCTGCTGGCCGGGCTGCTAAGCATCGGCAAAGTAGAGCATCAGCTGGCATTCTGGACCTGCACCCTTCTTATTTGGGTATTGTACTACTACATGACTTACCTGATACTTTTTTCGCTGCCCCACGGTATCTCCATAAGCTTTGGCGTTGGGCTCTCGCTGCTGGCCATGGGCGGCATTGCCATGGCGGCACCTGTTCAGGGCGGCATTGGTACCTATCATGTGCTGGTGAGCGGCACCCTCATGCTTTATGGCCTGTCGAAGGGAGATGCTGCATTTCTTACCCTGCTGATGCACACTTCTCAAAGTCTTTTTGTTATTATTATCGGGAGCATTTGTCTGCTCATCAGTTTAATAAAAGGCACTAAAGCACTTCAGCATGAGGCTAAACCAGCATAG
- a CDS encoding rfaE bifunctional protein (COG2870 ADP-heptose synthase, bifunctional sugar kinase/adenylyltransferase): MRLNQHSSNKIFSLPALQTKLTEWRNEGERIVFTNGCFDLLHLGHIDYLEKASQLGERLIIGINSDTSVRRLKGNSRPLQPEDARARLLAALAFIDAVVLFEEDTPEELIRQVEPDVLVKGDDYTIENIVGADFVLQKGGVVRTISLVEGCSTTALVNKIKSA; encoded by the coding sequence ATGAGGCTAAACCAGCATAGTTCAAATAAAATCTTTTCGTTACCTGCACTACAAACAAAACTGACAGAATGGCGTAATGAAGGTGAGCGCATTGTGTTCACTAATGGCTGTTTTGATTTGTTACACCTGGGGCATATCGATTATCTTGAAAAAGCCAGTCAACTTGGCGAAAGGCTTATAATTGGCATAAATTCTGATACATCTGTACGTAGACTAAAGGGTAACAGCAGACCCCTTCAGCCCGAAGATGCACGTGCCCGCCTGCTGGCAGCACTCGCCTTTATAGACGCAGTAGTGCTGTTTGAAGAAGATACCCCCGAGGAGCTCATCAGGCAGGTAGAGCCCGATGTGCTGGTAAAAGGAGACGACTATACTATAGAAAATATAGTTGGCGCGGACTTCGTTCTTCAGAAAGGCGGAGTGGTACGGACCATCTCACTGGTGGAAGGATGTTCTACTACAGCCCTGGTTAATAAAATAAAATCTGCTTAA